In Ruminiclostridium josui JCM 17888, the genomic window TGGTATTACAACTCTTCCTAAATCGTCTATACGTCTAACTATCCCAGTTGCTTTCAAAGTATATTACCTCCTTAATAGGTTATTTTAGTCTTATTATTGTTTTGTTGATGATTTTTTATACATAATTGGTAGTGCAATTAGATACAACCATTTTCTAGATATATTTTAAGTCGTAAAAAGGGACTGACTGCACAACTATTGGTTATGCATCCAGTCCCTTTTATTTTTTACAAAAGTAGTAGTATATATTAGTATAATTATTTGTATAGGGTTTTATCAATTTTTGCTAAAGCATCTTCATCTTTCTTAAGCGGGAACTCTTTCTTCCAGCTGTCTAATTTCTTTGTTAGGAATTCTTCGTTAAATTTGTTATTCAGGATTGTTGACTTTATAGTGTCTTTAACATCATCAAACTTGGTTTCTTCTCTTTTTTCAAATCTCATAACATGATATCCGTATGAAGTTTCAACAATACCGGTATCTCCTGCCTTGTGGTTTGCAAATGCCCATTCTTCAAATTGTGACACCATTTCACCCTTACCAAAGGTATAAACACCTTTGTTATTTACAGTACCGTCTTGAGCCTTATCATCGGAGTTCTTCTCAGCAAGTTCCTGCATGTCAGCACCTTCTTGGATTTGCTTCAAAAGGTTTTCTGCCTTTTCCTTAGCTTCTTTCTTCTTACCCTCAGTAAAAGCTGCACCTGTTTGCAAATCCTGTGTTGCAACAAGTATATGTGTTACGGTTACTTTATCATAGTCAGCTTTATGCTCATCATATTGCTTCTTAATCTCATCGTCAGTTACTTTGATTTTGTTTCTTTCGCTTTCAATGTATTTCTGTGACAAAACAAGCTCTTTGTAAACTTCTTTGTAATCATTCAGAGATACACCATAATCATTTTTTAACTGCTTTTCGGCTTCTGCCCTGCTTCCGCCGGCATTTTGAATTCTTTGATTGATTGCTGCTTCAATATTATCCAAATCTGCTTTTTCAAGCTTGATACCAGCTTCTTTTGCCTTGATTAGCTGAATTTTGATTTCCTGAATACTATCGAGTGTAGCTTTCTTGATTTGTTCTTTTGCTGTACTTCCTTGATACTTCTGATTCCAATCAAAATTTGTAGAATCTTGAGTTTGTGCGTTCTGAAGGAATGAACTCATATTGAACTTTGACAATACCATGTATTCCTCTTTTGAAATGCTCAAATCTCCTACTTTTCCAACATCTCCTGAAGACATACTAAAAATAACGACTACAGCTATTACTGCAACTACCAGTATAGCCGCAATAATTCCTATAATCAGCCCTTTTGATGTCTTTTTCACTTTAGCGTTTTCGTTTTCCAAAGGTAATCTCTCCCCATTTTTTTATTCAAAACCTAATTTGTAACCTGAATTTTACAAATTACTTTCGATTATAATTATATTCAATTATCCATTAGACTGCAATTCAATAATGTATTGTAACAAAATCTTAATATTTGCCAAATTTTCTCTTCCCGATGAATTTATTAACTTAAATGACAAATAAGGGTTGCTGCTAGCATTAAGCATAATCCTTCTAGGGTACTTATCCATAAGCACTCCCAGATATTTCGATACTGCTGAAGCAGATTTACTAAGAGCAAACAAAATTGTATCATCCTTCTGTGAAATGCCAATAAATCCGCACTCCACAGCAAGTGCTTTGATATATGCAATGTCCATTAGATTTTCCACTTCTTCGGGAATGTCTCCATACCTGTCAATTAGTTCATCTCGTAAATCAATTACATCATTTTCATTCTGTATTGCAGCAATTTTCTTATACATGTCAATTTTCTGCTCTTCTGAGCTTATATATTCATCATCAATATATGCATTAACATTTATGTCAACTGTCATTTCCTCGTCCGTCGTGCGTACTTCTTTTCCACTTAGTTCCTGAACCGCTTCATCCAGCAGTTTACAGTACATTTCATAACCAACTGTTTCCAAATGGCCATGTTGCTCCGGACCCAGTAAGTTTCCCGCACCTCTTATTTCAAGATCACGCATGGCTATTCTAAAACCTGAACCGAATTCAGTAAACTCTTTAATAGCCTGAAGTCTTTTTTCTGCTACCTCAGACAGAACCTTGTCCTTCTTATATGTGATGTAGGCATATGCAAGCCTGTTGGATCTTCCAACCCTACCTCTAATTTGATAAAGCTGAGATAAACCCATTTTGTCGGCATCCTCTACAATAATGGTATTAACATTTGGCATATCAAGCCCCGACTCAATAATAGTAGTACATACAAGCACGTCATACTCTCCGTTTATAAAACCGTACATTACATCTTCCAGTTCTTTTTCGTTCATTTGTCCATGGGCAATTGCAACTCTGGCTTCAGGAATCATCGCCCTGATTTCCTGTGCTTTTAAGTCAATGCCTCTTACCCGGTTATACATATAGAAAACCTGACCGTTTCTGGCCATTTCACGAATTATACCATCACGGATAAGTTCCATATTATATTCCATAACGTATGTCTGAACAGGGTATCTTTCTTCCGGAGGGTCCTCCAAAACGCTGATATCCCTTATTCCAACCAACGACATGTGAAGTGTTCTGGGAATAGGTGTAGCCGTCAAAGTTAGTACATCAACATTCGGTTTTAGGGCTTTAAGCTTTTCTTTGTGGGTTACGCCGAAGCGTTGTTCCTCATCTACTACTAGTAGTCCAAGATCCTTAAATTCAATATCCTTTTGCAGAAGTCTATGTGTACCTATAAGTATATCTGTGTTTCCTGCCTTTACGGATTTTACAATTTTCTTCTGTTCCGCTGGAGTCCTGAATCTGCTCATTACATCCACGGTTACCGGAAAGTCGCTCATCCTCTTTTTAAAGTTTTCGTACAGCTGTTGAGCTAAAATAGTAGTTGGCGCAAGATATGCTACCTGTTTCCCATCCATGACTGCCTTGAATACAGCTCTTATAGCGACTTCTGTTTTTCCATAGCCAACATCTCCACAAAGAAGTCTGTCCATAAGTCTATCCGATTCCATATCCTTTTTTATTTCATCAATACATTTAAGCTGGTCATCGGTTTCCTGATACGGGAATAACTCTTCAAATTGCCTTTGCCAAACAGTATCTTTACAAAAGGCATGGCCTTTTGCAGACTGTCTTTGGGCATATAGCTTTATCAGTTCCGCCGCAAGCTGCTGCAAAGATTCCTTTACACGACTTTTTGTTTTTGCCCACTCAGTTCCACCAAGCTTATTGACTTTAGGAGTCTTTCCTTCTGAACCAATATATTTTTGAAGCAAATCCAGCTGGTTAGTGGGAATGTAAAGAAAATCTCCCTCTTGATACCGAATTTTAAGATAATCCCG contains:
- the mfd gene encoding transcription-repair coupling factor, whose amino-acid sequence is MNFFTDPLLKIDEYNTLLTNVREGKGPVSVTGPSDSQKVHLIYSLCTHLQRRGLYITYNEMQARRAYEDFAFFLGDDVLYYPPKETMLYNIEARSNDIIYQRSKTLLRCLEGNYKLIVMSAEALIQMISPVELFRGGVIDFSLGSQIDLDELVAKLVLYGYERVETVEGKAQFAVRGGIIDVFGINSEHPVRIELFDTEVDSIRYFDETTQRSTDSIDHCRIPPARDVVYREKSKEIIILKIKKDLADYVKKLKQKDNSEVVINISKRVEEDIDNLIEHHYFPGIDRYLPYILETPASIIDYIESESIIILDETLRITQRIENVQLEHEELAKSLMEKGGILPKGAEWAFSIDTIVDRILNLRTVTLSALSANNSLIRPYNQISIPCKSGNSYQNHIDLLVDDIGQFRKKEYKIIVLSGPSGRGHRLVETLATNEISSSYKDNSEYRIQNGEVVVTHGSLQKGFEYPTAAFVVISDIEVFGQDKRIKKAKAKRAGNKIKAFSDLNVGDFVVHQAHGIGQYIGIEKLSVGDVKRDYLKIRYQEGDFLYIPTNQLDLLQKYIGSEGKTPKVNKLGGTEWAKTKSRVKESLQQLAAELIKLYAQRQSAKGHAFCKDTVWQRQFEELFPYQETDDQLKCIDEIKKDMESDRLMDRLLCGDVGYGKTEVAIRAVFKAVMDGKQVAYLAPTTILAQQLYENFKKRMSDFPVTVDVMSRFRTPAEQKKIVKSVKAGNTDILIGTHRLLQKDIEFKDLGLLVVDEEQRFGVTHKEKLKALKPNVDVLTLTATPIPRTLHMSLVGIRDISVLEDPPEERYPVQTYVMEYNMELIRDGIIREMARNGQVFYMYNRVRGIDLKAQEIRAMIPEARVAIAHGQMNEKELEDVMYGFINGEYDVLVCTTIIESGLDMPNVNTIIVEDADKMGLSQLYQIRGRVGRSNRLAYAYITYKKDKVLSEVAEKRLQAIKEFTEFGSGFRIAMRDLEIRGAGNLLGPEQHGHLETVGYEMYCKLLDEAVQELSGKEVRTTDEEMTVDINVNAYIDDEYISSEEQKIDMYKKIAAIQNENDVIDLRDELIDRYGDIPEEVENLMDIAYIKALAVECGFIGISQKDDTILFALSKSASAVSKYLGVLMDKYPRRIMLNASSNPYLSFKLINSSGRENLANIKILLQYIIELQSNG
- a CDS encoding peptidylprolyl isomerase, with protein sequence MENENAKVKKTSKGLIIGIIAAILVVAVIAVVVIFSMSSGDVGKVGDLSISKEEYMVLSKFNMSSFLQNAQTQDSTNFDWNQKYQGSTAKEQIKKATLDSIQEIKIQLIKAKEAGIKLEKADLDNIEAAINQRIQNAGGSRAEAEKQLKNDYGVSLNDYKEVYKELVLSQKYIESERNKIKVTDDEIKKQYDEHKADYDKVTVTHILVATQDLQTGAAFTEGKKKEAKEKAENLLKQIQEGADMQELAEKNSDDKAQDGTVNNKGVYTFGKGEMVSQFEEWAFANHKAGDTGIVETSYGYHVMRFEKREETKFDDVKDTIKSTILNNKFNEEFLTKKLDSWKKEFPLKKDEDALAKIDKTLYK